One window of the Mixophyes fleayi isolate aMixFle1 chromosome 6, aMixFle1.hap1, whole genome shotgun sequence genome contains the following:
- the PECAM1 gene encoding platelet endothelial cell adhesion molecule isoform X2 has product MYLSIVLLISGLWSIHGQQFDFTINSIELSAIPSTKLTNGQKLELKCLVDFARSTNFELESTISFYKDDILIHNVTTTRQQEIYTIQKARVSNTGLYKCQVSVKGREKKSKELEVKVTKLSPPSIYVSKTEAREGDEVIVKCEALEEEPPMKFSFHKFMQDEIEIKETKTKISKFNFAEAKFELKEGENILKFKCDVKLVVIDEETSERSKSKTVTALAPFTTPKIEVLPSLNFTEGINMSVKCSIQRLPEEVTITLQKDSHIVNSSTTETLSYFQFATVKDMGNYTCKAEGQRVSKSSSVIIKVAELFPRPRLTMQNYSKNPFINEGDKLSLECSVSDLPPEVSNKLEYYFIVNKGVKRLVKKGEKFNLTAKESGVYLCELTISNITKTSDSVQIQVYAPVTKLHLKQIIKDNRMVVPGDTLELSCRSQSGTPPITYSLYRGKKHLQTKFLEKMEARFLVNVTKPNDSGQYQCQAFNRNEKSNESSNIVNITVIIPVEDVNLTIIPTNGEVEEGAELTLICNVKNGTLPINFQFYVKKGSEILLHNVTKNDQPHTSFEVPSFSKTGDGAYFCVASNRANKSIKSTFMEVKAILATWKKGIIGSFIFLIIVAAVAIVLYFYLDKKKKGKDIYNDKRTSKAVNSSTEKSDVEMKTGNLYVGNNEQNHDGEYTEVDDPSPHVHEDAVESNVNRIEEAPEANNHT; this is encoded by the exons actTCACAATCAACAGTATAGAGCTGTCTGCCATCCCATCCACCAAACTGACAAATGGACAGAAGTTGGAGTTGAAATGCCTTGTGGATTTTGCCAGGAGCACAAACTTCGAGTTGGAAAGTACAATCTCCTTTTATAAAGATGACATTCTGATTCACAACGTCACCACCACCAGACAGCAGGAGATATACACTATCCAAAAGGCCAGGGTGTCCAATACTGGCCTCTACAAGTGTCAGGTGTCCGTGAAAGGCAGAGAAAAAAAGAGCAAGGAATTAGAAGTCAAGGTCACCA AGCTATCTCCACCGTCAATCTATGTTTCCAAGACAGAGGCAAGAGAAGGAGATGAAGTAATCGTCAAATGTGAAGCTCTAGAAGAGGAGCCACCCATGAAATTCAGTTTCCACAAGTTCATGCAAGATGAGATAGAAATTAAAGAAACGAAGACCAAGATATCAAAGTTCAACTTTGCTGAAGCCAAATTTGAATTAAAGGAAGGGGAGAATATTTTGAAATTTAAGTGTGATGTGAAACTGGTTGTCATAGACGAGGAAACATCAGAGCGTAGTAAATCCAAGACCGTGACTGCCTTGG CTCCATTCACCACACCAAAAATCGAAGTCTTGCCATCCCTCAACTTCACAGAAGGAATTAACATGTCGGTGAAATGCTCTATTCAGAGGCTTCCAGAGGAGGTGACCATCACGCTGCAGAAGGACAGTCACATTGTTAATAGCTCCACAACTGAGACTTTATCCTATTTCCAGTTTGCTACTGTGAAAGACATGGGTAACTACACATGTAAAGCTGAGGGACAAAGAGTTTCCAAATCCAGCAGTGTCATTATAAAAGTGGCAG AACTGTTTCCAAGACCACGTCTAACGATGCAGAACTACAGTAAGAACCCGTTCATCAATGAAGGCGACAAATTATCTTTGGAATGTTCTGTTTCTGACTTACCCCCAGAAGTTTCAAACAAATTAGAGTATTATTTCATCGTAAACAAAGGAGTCAAAAGACTTgtaaaaaaaggagaaaagtTTAATCTCACAGCAAAGGAAAGTGGGGTCTACTTGTGTGAGCTCACAATATCCAACATCACTAAGACTAGTGATTCAGTGCAGATCCAGGTGTATG CTCCGGTCACCAAGCTCCATCTCAAACAAATTATCAAAGACAACAGAATGGTGGTACCGGGAGATACCTTGGAACTGAGCTGCAGGTCCCAGTCTGGGACACCTCCTATAACATACTCCCTGTACCGGGGGAAAAAGCATCTTCAGACAAAGTTTTTGGAAAAAATGGAAGCTAGGTTTCTAGTGAATGTGACTAAGCCTAATGATTCAGGACAGTACCAATGTCAGGCTTTCAACAGAAATGAAAAGTCAAATGAATCCAGCAACATTGTGAATATCACAGTTATCA TTCCTGTTGAGGATGTGAACCTCACAATCATCCCAACAAACGGTGAAGTGGAAGAAGGGGCAGAGCTAACCTTGATATGCAATGTAAAGAATGGAACTTTGCCAATCAATTTCCAGTTTTATGTCAAGAAAGGAAGCGAGATTCTTTTGCACAATGTGACGAAAAATGACCAACCCCACACATCCTTTGAAGTGCCATCATTTAGCAAAACAGGGGATGGGGCCTATTTCTGTGTAGCTTCCAACAGAGCAAACAAGAGCATCAAGAGCACATTTATGGAAGTGAAAG CCATTCTCGCCACCTGGAAGAAAGGGATCATCGGCTCCTTCATCTTTCTCATTATTGTGGCTGCGGTAGCGATTGTTCTGTACTTCTACCTGGACAAGAAGAAAAAAG GGAAAGACATTTACAATGATAAAAG AACTTCAAAAGCTGTTAATTCAAGCACTGAAAAATCAGACGTGGAAATGAAAACCGGTAACCTGTATGTTG gAAATAATGAGCAAAACCATGATGGCGAGTACACAGAAGTGGATGATCCCAGCCCACACGTCCATGAAG ATGCTGTTGAAAGCAACGTCAAT AGAATAGAAGAGGCCCCTGAAGCTAACAATCACACATAA
- the PECAM1 gene encoding platelet endothelial cell adhesion molecule isoform X1, whose protein sequence is MYLSIVLLISGLWSIHGQQFDFTINSIELSAIPSTKLTNGQKLELKCLVDFARSTNFELESTISFYKDDILIHNVTTTRQQEIYTIQKARVSNTGLYKCQVSVKGREKKSKELEVKVTKLSPPSIYVSKTEAREGDEVIVKCEALEEEPPMKFSFHKFMQDEIEIKETKTKISKFNFAEAKFELKEGENILKFKCDVKLVVIDEETSERSKSKTVTALAPFTTPKIEVLPSLNFTEGINMSVKCSIQRLPEEVTITLQKDSHIVNSSTTETLSYFQFATVKDMGNYTCKAEGQRVSKSSSVIIKVAELFPRPRLTMQNYSKNPFINEGDKLSLECSVSDLPPEVSNKLEYYFIVNKGVKRLVKKGEKFNLTAKESGVYLCELTISNITKTSDSVQIQVYAPVTKLHLKQIIKDNRMVVPGDTLELSCRSQSGTPPITYSLYRGKKHLQTKFLEKMEARFLVNVTKPNDSGQYQCQAFNRNEKSNESSNIVNITVIIPVEDVNLTIIPTNGEVEEGAELTLICNVKNGTLPINFQFYVKKGSEILLHNVTKNDQPHTSFEVPSFSKTGDGAYFCVASNRANKSIKSTFMEVKAILATWKKGIIGSFIFLIIVAAVAIVLYFYLDKKKKGKDIYNDKRTSKAVNSSTEKSDVEMKTGNLYVGSIQNEDELHILKTAEDNIGNNEQNHDGEYTEVDDPSPHVHEDAVESNVNRIEEAPEANNHT, encoded by the exons actTCACAATCAACAGTATAGAGCTGTCTGCCATCCCATCCACCAAACTGACAAATGGACAGAAGTTGGAGTTGAAATGCCTTGTGGATTTTGCCAGGAGCACAAACTTCGAGTTGGAAAGTACAATCTCCTTTTATAAAGATGACATTCTGATTCACAACGTCACCACCACCAGACAGCAGGAGATATACACTATCCAAAAGGCCAGGGTGTCCAATACTGGCCTCTACAAGTGTCAGGTGTCCGTGAAAGGCAGAGAAAAAAAGAGCAAGGAATTAGAAGTCAAGGTCACCA AGCTATCTCCACCGTCAATCTATGTTTCCAAGACAGAGGCAAGAGAAGGAGATGAAGTAATCGTCAAATGTGAAGCTCTAGAAGAGGAGCCACCCATGAAATTCAGTTTCCACAAGTTCATGCAAGATGAGATAGAAATTAAAGAAACGAAGACCAAGATATCAAAGTTCAACTTTGCTGAAGCCAAATTTGAATTAAAGGAAGGGGAGAATATTTTGAAATTTAAGTGTGATGTGAAACTGGTTGTCATAGACGAGGAAACATCAGAGCGTAGTAAATCCAAGACCGTGACTGCCTTGG CTCCATTCACCACACCAAAAATCGAAGTCTTGCCATCCCTCAACTTCACAGAAGGAATTAACATGTCGGTGAAATGCTCTATTCAGAGGCTTCCAGAGGAGGTGACCATCACGCTGCAGAAGGACAGTCACATTGTTAATAGCTCCACAACTGAGACTTTATCCTATTTCCAGTTTGCTACTGTGAAAGACATGGGTAACTACACATGTAAAGCTGAGGGACAAAGAGTTTCCAAATCCAGCAGTGTCATTATAAAAGTGGCAG AACTGTTTCCAAGACCACGTCTAACGATGCAGAACTACAGTAAGAACCCGTTCATCAATGAAGGCGACAAATTATCTTTGGAATGTTCTGTTTCTGACTTACCCCCAGAAGTTTCAAACAAATTAGAGTATTATTTCATCGTAAACAAAGGAGTCAAAAGACTTgtaaaaaaaggagaaaagtTTAATCTCACAGCAAAGGAAAGTGGGGTCTACTTGTGTGAGCTCACAATATCCAACATCACTAAGACTAGTGATTCAGTGCAGATCCAGGTGTATG CTCCGGTCACCAAGCTCCATCTCAAACAAATTATCAAAGACAACAGAATGGTGGTACCGGGAGATACCTTGGAACTGAGCTGCAGGTCCCAGTCTGGGACACCTCCTATAACATACTCCCTGTACCGGGGGAAAAAGCATCTTCAGACAAAGTTTTTGGAAAAAATGGAAGCTAGGTTTCTAGTGAATGTGACTAAGCCTAATGATTCAGGACAGTACCAATGTCAGGCTTTCAACAGAAATGAAAAGTCAAATGAATCCAGCAACATTGTGAATATCACAGTTATCA TTCCTGTTGAGGATGTGAACCTCACAATCATCCCAACAAACGGTGAAGTGGAAGAAGGGGCAGAGCTAACCTTGATATGCAATGTAAAGAATGGAACTTTGCCAATCAATTTCCAGTTTTATGTCAAGAAAGGAAGCGAGATTCTTTTGCACAATGTGACGAAAAATGACCAACCCCACACATCCTTTGAAGTGCCATCATTTAGCAAAACAGGGGATGGGGCCTATTTCTGTGTAGCTTCCAACAGAGCAAACAAGAGCATCAAGAGCACATTTATGGAAGTGAAAG CCATTCTCGCCACCTGGAAGAAAGGGATCATCGGCTCCTTCATCTTTCTCATTATTGTGGCTGCGGTAGCGATTGTTCTGTACTTCTACCTGGACAAGAAGAAAAAAG GGAAAGACATTTACAATGATAAAAG AACTTCAAAAGCTGTTAATTCAAGCACTGAAAAATCAGACGTGGAAATGAAAACCGGTAACCTGTATGTTG GCAGCATCCAAAATGAAGACGAGCTCCATATTCTGAAAACAGCAGAGGACAACATAG gAAATAATGAGCAAAACCATGATGGCGAGTACACAGAAGTGGATGATCCCAGCCCACACGTCCATGAAG ATGCTGTTGAAAGCAACGTCAAT AGAATAGAAGAGGCCCCTGAAGCTAACAATCACACATAA